Below is a window of Plasmodium gaboni strain SY75 chromosome 11, whole genome shotgun sequence DNA.
tttattttttattttttgtgttGTGTATATACAACATTGTTGAAATCTCTTGAAgtgttttattatattatatatatgtgtatatcTTCCTATCCACTTTTcacatttaaaaaaaataaataaaattaattaatataaatatatatatatatatatatatatatgtatattttttttatttttgtgGTGTAccttttatatattgtaatattatttttgaacgtataaaatttgttaacaaaaaaaaaatttgatataagaattttttttttttttttaattttatttaatcaatcattgaaaaaaatgtcGGAATTTTATGAGAACGATGAAGACGTTCTACAAATGATCcaacatataaaaaaaataacgAAAGAATctaaaagaaaatatgaacTTGATATAGACAGTCTCGTTGAAGATACAAAAATTAATCTAATTAATAATGTAAATGAtgagaaaaataatattaaacaagaaattgatgataaaataaaaaaattgaagGAGGATATTAGAAaacatgaaaaaaatattaaagacaaaaataaattgtatcaaaaattaaaacGTGAATTAGCTAATGTTGTAAACaattataagaataaaatcAAGGTGAAacatacaaaaaattaataataacgacaaaaaaaaattagcTATCATCTATCTATATATACACACgtgttatatatatatatatatatatatatatatatatatatatttcattgTAGGAGTTTTATTTACAAACTGAAAATTTTATGAAGACatatgaaaatgaaaaaaaagaactAGACGAattagaagaaaaagaatgGAAAGACTTAAATATACAATGTATAGAAATTCTAAATAATACCAAGTCAAATATATACGCTACTAAAGATGAAACTAGCGAAAAACTTAGAAAGGTATTAAAATCCATTCTTtaatctttttatttttttctcattaaaattcttttttttttttatattaaaaagtGCTATCttattgttaatatttattttatcattattaatttttttttaaattacacaaaaaaaaaaaaaaaaaaaaaaaaaaaaaaaaaaaaattaacaataagcatattaagaaataaaataataatatcttatttttaaaatcaTTCCTTCctaaaataataattttataagtcatacttttcttttttatgagagtcaataataaaaatatatcttatatatttaaaatatctataataaattttaatataacaGTATTTAATGTatcaaaaattataaaagttcttattatttattattttttttttttttccacTTGTGAAATctacaaaatattatgcatatattataatatattatatatataatatatataaaaataaaatatatattatatatatataatatacatataacttatatatatatatatatatatatatatatatattattacaataaatccatataaaataatataatatatatattttatttattttattttttaatatatatatattattttttttgtataattattttatatattataataatatatatttgtaaactataaaaatattgacagctttttttgtatatttgATGATTTGTGCTATTTCATAATTTCACtagaaataaatatacatttattcttaaaaaataattaaatatttggaaggatattcaaattataaaaaattaaataatatatatatataaataaatatttttatatgtttgtttattataatttctCACAATATTGATTATTTCTCTTAATACTTATGTTAAAAATAATCTTGTttagtaatatataatatattagaaataagtgaaataaaaaatttaatatttagaataacttattttgtattttcatttaatactttttaagacatacatatatatgtatatatataaagaaaacATCAAAGtgttataattatatgtactcctatataatacattataGAAATCAgaattaaattttatttagTATAATTATTGACCCatatttcataattatGCTGATCaagatataaaatattattgatatatttttttttcatttagagaaaggatattatatatatatatatatatatatatattttgtatttttatatattatattaattatctatttagatatttttatttttttttgttttttgttgtaaactaataaatgaaatatgGTGGTaagttattatatatattaaattgtTATATACACATTTATGTGTCATTTCTCAATtatgtattaaataaaaataaagatataataatattatattcatttatatgtttcttatttaattttttttttttttttttctttcagTTTCCCTTAACTTTGTTAAAATGTTCTCAAAATCAACCAGTGGTTAgatatacataaaatttaaacaactaattaaaatgtttcattgtgaaaataaaaaatatatatatatatacatcacatttaatatatttacatatttttatttgtaccctcttattttttttttttttatacaaatatttttcttattcAGATGGTTGAATTAAAGAATGGAGAAACATACAGTGGTTTTTTAGTTTTCTGTGATCGATTTATGAATTTgcatatgaaaaatataatatgtacATCAAAAGACGGAGATAAATTCTGGAAAATTTCAGAGTGTTATGTGAGAGGAAATagtataaaatatattcgTGTGCAAGATCAAGCTATAGAACAAGCCATTGAAGAAACAGCCGAACgtaaatacaaaaaaaaaaaaaaaaaaaaaaaaaaaatatatatatatatatatatatattctgACTTGTTCagaatttaaaaaacaatttttttttttttttgttcattttttttttagaaaaaGCTAGAAATATGGGAAGAGGAAGAGGAGGACGTGGTAGAGGCCGAGGTGGCATGAATAGGGGCACGTATGGGCGAGGTCGCGGAGGTGCCATGAGAAGAGGAGGAAGAGGTCAATGATAattgtaaatattatatatatatatatatatatatatatatatattttattatatataaaatttctttgtctttatatgtaattatttatttactttttattattttttaatttttaaagtatttttaaacataattttttatttttattttaactTCAAACAATTATACAACAcactttatttttttttaaattaaatttttgtatataaaataattatataattttaaaaaatttgtaATTTCAcacaatattattatttagtcattataataaatatctTTTAAGCTTAGcaaatatgtttatataaatttttattcctatgtataaataataaataaataatattattatattacaatGAATAAAAGCATGCAATggttatataattttttttttttttttctcatatgtattttaataatatattatattatttatatcttcatttatatactgaataattatgaaaaaaatatatatataagacaccttcaaatatatcatataattttataactttagaaaatatagtaaaatataacaaaaaaaaaaatttttatttgattcattgtatatatatatatatatatatatatatataatatatattgtatgGTGCCTAAATGAATAAgcttttttatttttgataaaagaatatattatattcccgaaaaatattatatatatccacTTACACgaaatatgaaaaaattttatacTAATTTTTCATACATGCAccataatatattgtaattatcatatatataaaaatttgtAGGAATATTTCATGACAATTCAATGAATTgttaaataaataaatatatatatatatatatatatatatatataaatatatataatatttttgtttatttatttatttgtttgttttttttccccatgtattaataaaattttttttatgtaacACATGgacatattatatatatatgatatgtttttaaaaaataaaatatataaacgTTCACACATTGAAAATCACAAGGAAAAACAttgaatttatttttttaatatatatatatatatgacttttttttaaaaaataaaatacgTAAACGTTCACACATTAAAGATCACGAGGAAAAACAttgaatttatttttttattacatatatataaatattatatattatatatatatatatatatatatattgtacgtatatattttttttattattttattttttttttttgaataaaaattttaattaaggggagaaaaatttttatacttttttatatttttaacatatatcaatttttttttttttcttgtttttttttttttttttttttttttttttttttttttttttttttttttttttttttttttttttgttttttttttttgtttccAACTTTGGAACCTgaaatatgaaatattttcaGGAAATGcaagaagaaaaaagaaagaaatCTGCAGAACAAGAAGAAGTAGATAAAGATACAAATCAGAATgaaaaatgtataaatatcAAAAGGGAGGattataaaacaaataatatatatgaagatAGAGATACAAATAACGtaagtaataatatatttaatgaaaTATCAGTAAAAGAAAGAAGTCAGGATAACACTGAGTgtaaagaaaatgataCGTTCGATAAAAAACATGTTACATctcataataaaatattaaaattatcaaatgaaaagaataaCTTGTCatcaaaagaaaaagaaaatattatacataaCGATAGAGGAGAAATTAAggatgataataaaataaatgataatgatattccaggaaaagataaaaatgGAAAGACGGATATTGgaaatgataataataataatgataatattaaaagtaTTCACAcatagaaaaaaataaaaaataaataaatagatagataatatgatataatataataatgttatatatttaaataataaatttatttttttaggtaataatatattagaaaGCGAAGTTCACGACATTcaaaaaaatggaaaagataataaaaaaaaccAAAATGAAGTGAATGATACAATATCCTCACCTTCTAAAGGAGAGAACAacattaataaattaaatgCAAATGAAAAGGATTCcattataaataacaaGGATgagtataaaaaaaaaaaaaaaaacgaacaaaaaaataataagacTGCTCAAAAGGAGAAATCTGTTTTTGTGGATGaggtaataataaaaaaaaaaaaaaataataataataataataacaaacacatatgcatatataaatataaatatatatatatatatatatatatatatatatatattttacatttaGGTGATTAAGGAATACCCACGAATATTTGCCACCAGATTACCATTCGAAGCAAGCAAAAAAGATTTGGaaacatatttttctaaatatggaaaaattgtagatatatatgtttcaagaaatatatcaaataataaaaataaaggtTTCGGTTTTGTTTCTTTTGAAAAACAGGAATCGATGAACAAggtaaaaataaagaaatacTTAGTATTACGTAatcatacatatatatatatatatatatacatgataatgtttgtaaatattaaaCATAATTCTTAGGTCCTAAAAGAGAAGttacatataatttgtGGAAAGGAAATTGTGGTTGACGTGGCCTCCATGAGAgatgataaatataaacatcTTTTTCGTAATAAATactacatatatatatatatatatatatatttgtttgctcttatatattatatatagggtttgcatataaattatgctttattttctttttaatagATATGCCATCTGagaattatttaatgaaaaatgaaaaaaaggataaacgatttatgaaaaataggaataaaacaaattcttttaaataccctatttataataatgtgaataatatttcggatatatcaaaaatgggatatcaaaatatgattattccaaatgtaaataatttCCCTTCGACTAATTATCAACCTCTAggtaatatatatatatatatatatatatatatatatatatatatacatatacatatatatatacatatatatatatatatatatatacatatacatatacatattgtTTCTAcattatcaatatatatatatttaatatttttcatatttttcacatttttcacatttttcacatttttcattttgatTATAGCATATCAAGATTTCAATATGAAAGCTAGCTTTAGAAATGTGTACTCaccatttttatataatccATATATAAAACCATTCAATCCAACATATAAAAACAGCACCCCTATTCTAACAAATgattatgtttataatttaataaattataatatatggAATAACGTAATACCTTACGgtaataatatgtatacTTCCAAAAAAATGTCAATGCCAAACTATTATTACAGCAGACCATATCCCAATCAAAgtaaaaacatatatatatatatatatatatataataaaaatataaaaacaaattaatatatatatatatatatatatatatttgtgatatttattttttttattcttttataagGTATAGCTgtgaaaaataatattaccCGTCCGCAAAATTTcaataaaaatgaaaaacCCAGAACAAATAATACGTCATGTAAGAAATACAACAAATCATGTTCATTAACAcaaaatgtataataacacttttttcattttatcatatatattattattattattattttatttcttttatagTTACTCGTAAACTTCCTGGAGGAGATGAATGGAACAAAAGGGGCTACAAATTATTCGTTACCAAACTGNNNNNNNNNNNNNNNNNNNNNNNNNNNNNNNNNNNNNNNNNNNNNNNNNNNNNNNNNNNNNNNNNNNNNNNNNNNNNNNNNNtaaataaataaatatatatatatatatatatatatatatatatatatatataaatataactatatatatcatatatattatttatttttatttttagatAGTGCAACTACTATTGAGACACTAAGAAATTATTTCGAAAAATTTGGGGAAattattgatatatatatgccaaatggttatatataaatatatatatatatagaaatattacatattagcaaacaaacatatatatatatatatatatatatatattttattttatagaTGTATATACTAATCGCCCGAGAGGTATAGCTTTTGTTACTTTCTTGGATAATGACAGcgtaaaaaaaattttatcaGATGGACATTCAAAACATATAATTGATGGAAAAGAAGTATGTAATCGAAAACAAcaataaatgaataaatataaatatatatattatatatataattttttttttttttttttttttttttttttctgaaAAATTCGTATAGGTTGTACTAGATTTAGCAGATCCGGaaaataaaggaaaaaataaatgaatatatttatttattataataattttttttttgtatcCTCATAATTCGTCATTTTATAGATGTTTATTTCGTCgtaatttaataatatatgcacatatatatatatatatatttttaattttaattttttttttttgtaaaataattttttcatttaatattatgcccatatttttattttttttaataaaattcTTATAAATCCAATATTTTCtccttcttttttttttttttttaatgaatatttttctttttctttttattataaataaaaatatataaatttacaaataaaagtccattcaaattaaaaaaaaaaaaaaaaagaagaatatatttataaatatataattatatatatgatttatttttatttttttttttgtgtgtATTAAAAATcaatttatatgtttttttaagCTTAAATTTGTTGGATCCTTAAACTTTCATATACGCTTGAActatttacaaaataaataaaataaatataaaaagataaaaaaaaaaaatgtaatgtgataatatatatatatatatatatatattaaatgatataggtttatatgtaattaaataaattaaaataatgaatgaaatatttatgattttttatgaacaaaacaactattatgaaaaattatatatataatttagATATTTCCGAACAGTAAATTTTTGATAAGAAATTTACATATTcttcaaataatatatgtatatatatatatatatatatatattatatttatatatatttattaatttattttgatgctttccttttatttttacataataaatgtaatatCTTAAGAACAAATGGAAAAAACAAGAATAGAGGCGCTCTTTATTTACGatgaagatataaaaaaaactGATAAGTCAATGACAGATGAGGAATTGCAAGTAagagaagaaaaaataaaataataaaataatacaatatatatattatatattatatatgtatttatatatttatatagtATTAGTTGATATGTgattatttgtatataaaacaatatgtaatatttatattcatcatttataatatatatatatatatatatatatatatatatttatttatttatttatatttaattttttgaaGGCAGCGAAggttatatattattttcctCATGAAATAAATGAGAATATAAAGGTTTCTCATACTAGTACTATGGAAGGaatatcatcatttataaATCAATTTAGTAAACATCATATtgattatattataacaaaagaaaatttaatggttataaaaaaatggtATAAAGGAATTTATGTTGTTGCtattgtaaaaaatatctacaaaaataataaattagaAATGTTAATGTGTAAATTATTACAATCTGTtcttaataattttatttcaatATTTACTTTATTACATGGACATATTCGTaactttttaaaatacaaaaaatataacacAACAGGTGcggatatatatataaaatataaaaatatgttatcactatattatatatatatatataattatattattattttttttcatttttagataatataaataaaaaacacTCCCTCCAAACCATATTAGATGATTATgtttttacatatataaatactataaataatgaaaatataagtaTACACAATggtaaaaaataaaataaaaaataaaatatatatatatatatatatatatataatatgtcaatatattttttttttttagaacTTGAGagttttcattttttccCTGTGGAAAA
It encodes the following:
- a CDS encoding hypothetical protein (conserved Plasmodium protein, unknown function), translating into MSEFYENDEDVLQMIQHIKKITKESKRKYELDIDSLVEDTKINLINNVNDEKNNIKQEIDDKIKKLKEDIRKHEKNIKDKNKLYQKLKRELANVVNNYKNKIKEFYLQTENFMKTYENEKKELDELEEKEWKDLNIQCIEILNNTKSNIYATKDETSEKLRKVLKSIL
- a CDS encoding putative U6 snRNA-associated Sm-like protein LSm4, yielding MVFPLTLLKCSQNQPVMVELKNGETYSGFLVFCDRFMNLHMKNIICTSKDGDKFWKISECYVRGNSIKYIRVQDQAIEQAIEETAEQKARNMGRGRGGRGRGRGGMNRGTYGRGRGGAMRRGGRGQ
- a CDS encoding putative nucleic acid binding protein (part of same gene as PGSY75_1107100B~gap found within coding sequence); this encodes MQEEKRKKSAEQEEVDKDTNQNEKCINIKREDYKTNNIYEDRDTNNVSNNIFNEISVKERSQDNTECKENDTFDKKHVTSHNKILKLSNEKNNLSSKEKENIIHNDRGEIKDDNKINDNDIPGKDKNGKTDIGNDNNNNDNIKSNNILESEVHDIQKNGKDNKKNQNEVNDTISSPSKGENNINKLNANEKDSIINNKDEYKKKKKNEQKNNKTAQKEKSVFVDEVIKEYPRIFATRLPFEASKKDLETYFSKYGKIVDIYVSRNISNNKNKGFGFVSFEKQESMNKVLKEKLHIICGKEIVVDVASMRDDKYKHLFHMPSENYLMKNEKKDKRFMKNRNKTNSFKYPIYNNVNNISDISKMGYQNMIIPNVNNFPSTNYQPLAYQDFNMKASFRNVYSPFLYNPYIKPFNPTYKNSTPILTNDYVYNLINYNIWNNVIPYGNNMYTSKKMSMPNYYYSRPYPNQSIAVKNNITRPQNFNKNEKPRTNNTSFTRKLPGGDEWNKRGYKLFVTKL
- a CDS encoding putative nucleic acid binding protein (part of same gene as PGSY75_1107100A~gap found within coding sequence), translated to SATTIETLRNYFEKFGEIIDIYMPNDVYTNRPRGIAFVTFLDNDSVKKILSDGHSKHIIDGKEVVLDLADPENKGKNK